One window of Medicago truncatula cultivar Jemalong A17 chromosome 2, MtrunA17r5.0-ANR, whole genome shotgun sequence genomic DNA carries:
- the LOC112417097 gene encoding uncharacterized protein, whose amino-acid sequence MGLGVTQTTLNKGQKRSEKNPSNRELMAIIQNISSEVEELKKERGKDIARSQQDMHIVSDKDSSNVDVLKNIPEGISPCSPYLLSPTYRIVAKGMVHNILGDKLHHKPLPVGYLKVSIDIAFEKDAELPIPDDDADIRLVGDAIGTYVAWQRNLISLNLEIPATYKGNGNDGIRRGDESATSKKQIQIQKLHESTKIMKNKPRNMSPAQKLKEVTNKGGHGNIQITKPKQDAKTKHQKPYSTNCRPSWVFALKSLVAVQMMENTDTRQITMEESIFGEEQYHENITKKQMYEFFESTEIGVSVVCVYIRYLYEKFVHDTDFSRKYSFLSPHRISLVLIEAEQELVKAYMVKEFLKYKDERKLFILPFYIHKPIAHWLLVFIDPISEIIYYLDPLLNDYMKYPKMKNMFDTVLQVFRSARDAQVSKNKFNNISWVRVQCPRQENGIDCGYFVMRFMKEILNSKLNEIPKLYIDDFKCVTYSKDKLREIQEEWCQFMLGLKVI is encoded by the exons ATGGGGTTAGGGGTAACTCAAACAACTCTTAACAAAGGTCAAAAGAGAAGTGAAAAAAATCCCAGTAATAGAGAATTAATGGccattattcaaaacatatcaTCTGAAGTTGAAGAATTGAAAAAGGAAAGGGGAAAAGATATCGCAAGAAGTCAACAGGATATGCATATCGTTAGTGACAAAGATAGTTCCAATGTTGATGTCTTGAAGAACATTCCCGAG GGTATATCACCTTGTTCACCGTACCTGCTGTCTCCTACTTATCGCATAGTCGCTAAGGGAATGGTACACAACATCTTGGGAGATAAACTTCACCATAAGCCACTCCCTGTTGGCTATTTGAAAGTTTCAATTGATATTGCTTTTGAAAAGGATGCAGAGTTGCCCATACCTGATGATGATGCTGATATAAGGTTGGTTGGAGATGCAATAGGAACATATGTGGCATGGCAAAGAAACCTCATTTCCCTTAATCTTGAG ATTCCAGCAACATATAAAGGCAATGGTAATGACGGGATTAGGAGGGGTGACGAGTCGGCCACATCAAAAAAACAG attcaaaTACAAAAATTGCATGAAAGTACTAAAATCATGAAGAATAAACCAAGAAATATGTCTCCAGCACAAAAGTTGAAAGAAGTCACTAATAAGGGTGGACATGGAAATATTCAAAtcacaaaaccaaaacaagatGCAAAAACCAAACATCAAAAGCCTTACTCTACAAATTGTCGTCCATCGTGGGTGTTTGCTCTTAAATCACTGGTGGCAGTGCAAATGATGGAAAACACAGATACGCGTCAGATAACTATGGAGGAAAGTATTTTTGGTGAAGAACAGTATCATGAAAACATTACCAAAAAACAAATGTATGAGTTTTTCGAAAGTACAGAAATAGGTGTCTCTGTTGTCTGCGTATATATCAG GTACTTGTATGAAAAATTTGTGCACGACACTGATTTCTCAAGGAAATACTCCTTCTTATCCCCCCATCGAATATCATTGGTGTTAATTGAAGCAGAACAAGAATTGGTCAAAGCATACATGGTTAAGGAATTCTTGAAATATAAAGATGAGCGCAAGTTATTTATTCTACCATTTTATATACATAAGCCTAT TGCACATTGGCTGTTAGTTTTCATTGATCCCATATCGGAAATCATATATTATTTGGATCCATTACTCAATGACTATATGAAATACCCAAAAATGAAGAATATGTTTGACAC agTTCTACAGGTATTTCGCTCTGCAAGGGACGCTCAAGTatcaaagaataaatttaacaacatatCATGGGTCCGAGTACAG TGTCCTCGTCAAGAAAATGGTATAGATTGCGGGTACTTTGTGATGAGGTTTATGAAAGAGATTCTCAATTCAAAACTAAATGAGATTCCAAAGCtg TACATTGATGATTTCAAGTGTGTGACATACTCAAAAGATAAACTAAGAGAAATCCAAGAAGAATGGTGTCAGTTCATGCTCGGCCTAAAagttatatga
- the LOC25500514 gene encoding heme oxygenase 1, chloroplastic isoform X1, translated as MASLTPLYQIQSIFHYKTNYPQFSTHQFRSNFFFQKKLSFSSFNRMPPMKQSTVIVSATSAAAEKKRHPGESKGFVEEMRFVAMRLHTKDQAKEGEKEVTEPEERAVTKWEPSVDGYLRFLVDSKIVYDTLEKIVQDAAYSGVCCVDAEFKNTGLERSANLDKDLKWFKEQGYTIPEPSSPGLTYAQYLTDLSQNDPQAFICHFYNIYFAHSAGGRMIGKKIAGQLLNDQALEFYKWDGDLKQLLQNVRDKLNKVAEEWTREEKDHCLEETEKSFKFSGEILRLILS; from the exons ATGGCGTCACTAACACCTCTCTACCAAATCCAATCCATTTTTCATTATAAAACCAATTACCCCCAATTCTCAACTCATCAATTCCGTTCCAATTTCTTCTTCCAAAAGAAACTATCATTCTCCTCGTTTAACAGGATGCCTCCTATGAAACAATCGACGGTTATTGTCTCGGCGACTTCGGCAGCGGCGGAGAAGAAGCGTCATCCAGGTGAGTCAAAGGGGTTTGTGGAGGAGATGAGGTTTGTGGCTATGAGGTTACATACAAAGGACCAGGCTAAAGAAGGTGAGAAAGAAGTTACAGAGCCTGAAGAGAGAGCTGTCACAAAGTGGGAACCTAGTGTTGATGGGTATTTGAGGTTTCTTGTTGATAGCAAAATTGTTTATGATACTCTTGAAAAGATTGTTCAAGATGCTGCTTATT CTGGTGTTTGTTGTGTAGATGCTGAATTCAAAAATACTGGATTGGAAAGGTCTGCAAATTTGGACAAAGATTTGAAGTGGTTCAAGGAGCAAGGTTATACCATTCCTGAACCTTCATCTCCTGGTCTTACTTATGCTCAATATCTTACAGATTTATCTCAGAACGACCCTCAAGCCTTCATTTGCCACTTTTACAACATCTACTTTGCTCATTCAGCTGGCGGTCGAATGATTGGGAAGAAG ATTGCTGGTCAGTTACTTAACGACCAAGCTTTGGAGTTCTATAAATGGGATGGCGACCTTAAGCAGTTGTTGCAGAATGTGAGGGACAAACTGAATAAAGTTGCTGAA GAATGGACACGAGAAGAGAAAGATCATTGTCTGGAAGAAACAGAAAAGTCATTCAAGTTCTCAGGAGAGATTCTGCGTCTAATTCTATCATGA
- the LOC25500514 gene encoding heme oxygenase 1, chloroplastic isoform X2 — translation MASLTPLYQIQSIFHYKTNYPQFSTHQFRSNFFFQKKLSFSSFNRMPPMKQSTVIVSATSAAAEKKRHPGESKGFVEEMRFVAMRLHTKDQAKEGEKEVTEPEERAVTKWEPSVDGYLRFLVDSKIVYDTLEKIVQDAAYYAEFKNTGLERSANLDKDLKWFKEQGYTIPEPSSPGLTYAQYLTDLSQNDPQAFICHFYNIYFAHSAGGRMIGKKIAGQLLNDQALEFYKWDGDLKQLLQNVRDKLNKVAEEWTREEKDHCLEETEKSFKFSGEILRLILS, via the exons ATGGCGTCACTAACACCTCTCTACCAAATCCAATCCATTTTTCATTATAAAACCAATTACCCCCAATTCTCAACTCATCAATTCCGTTCCAATTTCTTCTTCCAAAAGAAACTATCATTCTCCTCGTTTAACAGGATGCCTCCTATGAAACAATCGACGGTTATTGTCTCGGCGACTTCGGCAGCGGCGGAGAAGAAGCGTCATCCAGGTGAGTCAAAGGGGTTTGTGGAGGAGATGAGGTTTGTGGCTATGAGGTTACATACAAAGGACCAGGCTAAAGAAGGTGAGAAAGAAGTTACAGAGCCTGAAGAGAGAGCTGTCACAAAGTGGGAACCTAGTGTTGATGGGTATTTGAGGTTTCTTGTTGATAGCAAAATTGTTTATGATACTCTTGAAAAGATTGTTCAAGATGCTGCTTATT ATGCTGAATTCAAAAATACTGGATTGGAAAGGTCTGCAAATTTGGACAAAGATTTGAAGTGGTTCAAGGAGCAAGGTTATACCATTCCTGAACCTTCATCTCCTGGTCTTACTTATGCTCAATATCTTACAGATTTATCTCAGAACGACCCTCAAGCCTTCATTTGCCACTTTTACAACATCTACTTTGCTCATTCAGCTGGCGGTCGAATGATTGGGAAGAAG ATTGCTGGTCAGTTACTTAACGACCAAGCTTTGGAGTTCTATAAATGGGATGGCGACCTTAAGCAGTTGTTGCAGAATGTGAGGGACAAACTGAATAAAGTTGCTGAA GAATGGACACGAGAAGAGAAAGATCATTGTCTGGAAGAAACAGAAAAGTCATTCAAGTTCTCAGGAGAGATTCTGCGTCTAATTCTATCATGA